In the genome of Candidatus Microbacterium phytovorans, one region contains:
- the mfd gene encoding transcription-repair coupling factor — protein MTVAGIVRALAPSEPFAAALRGSRRDTDFSVVTGLDAPLLAGLLDARRANGSPASLLVVAPTGRRAESVGAALECLIPDAVVVQFPAWETLPHERLSPSPETVGKRLEVLRRAAAWDGAAPLVVVASVRAALQPIAAGLTDAGSVELVAGERGHDLDAVVRRLVELAYHRVDMVSRRGEFAVRGGILDVFPPAADHPVRVEFFGDEVDQIRAFSVADQRSLPGEVRGVTLIPSRELLLTPDVRERAAALRDRFPGLRGMLEKMSEGIPVEGMESLLPVVADGVVPLVDYLPRGTATALLDPERAVTRAMTLGETNQEFLEAAWSAATAGADTPVDLGAGDFLTLPQLHEATADRDGVWWTLSAFDPGFHAADADVSDLVEAAGVVRVEASPVPSFHGNVDGATGHVADLLADGWRVVVAAGGAGLVDRARDVLAERGLAARTVDGLDDAPEPGVAVAVVATLEAGFEDEAAKLAVLTEAEFYGRTIGSDSRVVKKLASRRRNVVDPLQLKPGDVVVHATHGIGRFVELVQREVSTGGRNAVKTQREYLVLEYAPSKRGYPGDKLFVPTDQLDQLSRYVGGEAPTLSKMGGSDWAAAKGKARKAVRDIAVELVKLYSARMASKGYAFGPDTPWQRELEEAFPFAETLDQLQTVEEIKADMERPIPMDRLLSGDVGFGKTEVAVRAAFKAIQDGKQVAMLVPTTLLVKQHLETFTERFAGFPVKVRPLSRFQTDKHARDTIAGLLDGTVDMVIGTHRILTEKVVFKDLGLMIIDEEQRFGVEHKDQLKKLKTNVDILAMSATPIPRTLEMAVTGIREMSTLQTPPEDRHPILTYVGPRGDKQVAAAIRRELLREGQVFYVHNRVQSIQRVAAQLSELVPEARIAVAHGQMGEHALEEVVDGFWERRFDVLVSTTIIETGLDISNANTIIIDRADKYGLSQLHQLRGRVGRGRERAYAYFLYDEMKPLSETAADRLETIAVNNDLGSGMQVALKDLELRGAGNLLGAEQAGHIAGVGFDLYLRMIGEAVATFRGEETEGPAELRLELPVDARIPETYIDSERLRLEAYQKLSAAASVTASNDAIDLVAEELHDRYGTPPADVEGLFAVARLRRRAAQSGLTDVVAMGPNLRVAPARLPDSLRVRLQRLHPKSKVLSGGEAMIVPLPTAGGEPVAEADLLAWTRQLLDQLFPLPEKAAPVDA, from the coding sequence ATGACAGTCGCCGGGATCGTTCGCGCCCTCGCACCGTCCGAACCCTTCGCCGCGGCGCTCCGAGGCAGTCGCCGCGACACCGACTTCTCGGTCGTCACGGGACTCGACGCCCCCCTCCTCGCCGGGCTCCTTGACGCGCGCCGCGCGAACGGGTCACCGGCGTCGCTGCTCGTGGTGGCCCCGACGGGTCGTCGAGCCGAAAGCGTGGGCGCCGCGCTCGAATGCCTCATTCCCGACGCTGTCGTCGTGCAGTTCCCTGCGTGGGAGACACTGCCCCACGAGCGGCTCAGCCCCAGCCCGGAAACGGTGGGCAAGCGCCTGGAGGTGCTGCGCCGCGCCGCCGCGTGGGACGGCGCGGCTCCGCTCGTGGTCGTCGCATCCGTGCGTGCCGCGCTGCAGCCGATCGCGGCGGGCCTGACCGATGCCGGGAGCGTCGAGCTGGTCGCGGGGGAGCGCGGGCACGATCTGGATGCCGTCGTGCGACGCCTCGTCGAGCTGGCCTATCACCGGGTCGACATGGTGTCGCGTCGTGGCGAGTTCGCGGTGCGCGGTGGCATCCTCGACGTCTTTCCGCCGGCCGCCGATCACCCGGTGCGCGTCGAGTTCTTCGGCGACGAGGTGGATCAGATCCGCGCGTTCTCCGTCGCCGACCAGCGCTCGCTGCCGGGCGAAGTGCGCGGGGTCACGCTCATCCCCAGCCGCGAGTTGCTCCTGACCCCCGACGTGCGAGAGCGTGCCGCCGCGCTCCGCGACCGGTTCCCGGGCCTGCGGGGCATGCTCGAGAAGATGAGCGAGGGCATTCCCGTCGAGGGGATGGAGTCACTCCTCCCGGTGGTGGCAGACGGCGTCGTGCCGCTCGTGGACTACCTGCCGCGCGGCACCGCCACCGCGCTCCTCGACCCCGAGCGCGCCGTCACGCGCGCCATGACGTTGGGCGAGACCAACCAGGAGTTCCTCGAGGCCGCGTGGAGTGCGGCGACGGCGGGTGCCGACACGCCCGTCGATCTGGGCGCCGGCGACTTCCTGACTCTTCCGCAGCTGCACGAGGCGACCGCCGATCGTGACGGTGTGTGGTGGACGCTGAGCGCGTTCGACCCCGGGTTCCACGCTGCCGACGCCGACGTCTCCGACCTCGTCGAGGCGGCGGGCGTCGTACGCGTGGAGGCCTCTCCGGTTCCCTCGTTCCACGGCAACGTCGATGGCGCGACGGGGCACGTCGCCGACCTCCTGGCCGACGGATGGCGCGTCGTCGTCGCCGCCGGCGGTGCGGGGCTCGTCGACCGGGCGCGCGACGTCCTCGCGGAGCGGGGCCTCGCCGCGCGCACCGTCGACGGTCTCGACGACGCGCCCGAGCCGGGCGTCGCCGTCGCGGTCGTCGCGACCCTGGAAGCCGGGTTCGAGGACGAGGCAGCGAAACTCGCCGTCCTCACCGAGGCGGAGTTCTACGGCCGGACCATCGGCTCGGACTCCCGCGTCGTGAAGAAGCTCGCCTCGCGCCGTCGCAACGTCGTCGATCCCCTGCAGCTCAAGCCGGGCGACGTCGTCGTGCACGCCACGCACGGCATCGGCCGTTTCGTCGAACTCGTGCAGCGCGAGGTATCCACGGGCGGACGGAATGCCGTGAAGACCCAGCGGGAGTACCTGGTGCTGGAGTACGCGCCCTCCAAGCGCGGCTACCCCGGCGACAAGCTCTTCGTGCCCACCGATCAGCTCGACCAGCTGTCCCGCTACGTCGGCGGCGAGGCCCCGACGCTGTCGAAGATGGGCGGAAGCGATTGGGCGGCCGCCAAAGGCAAGGCGCGCAAGGCGGTGCGCGACATCGCCGTCGAGCTCGTCAAGCTGTACTCGGCGCGGATGGCCTCGAAGGGTTACGCCTTCGGCCCCGATACGCCGTGGCAGCGCGAGCTCGAGGAGGCGTTCCCGTTCGCCGAGACCCTCGACCAGCTGCAGACCGTCGAGGAGATCAAGGCCGACATGGAGCGGCCGATCCCCATGGACAGGCTCCTCAGCGGCGACGTGGGCTTCGGGAAGACCGAGGTCGCCGTGCGTGCGGCCTTCAAAGCCATCCAGGACGGCAAGCAGGTCGCGATGCTGGTCCCGACGACGCTCCTCGTCAAGCAGCACCTCGAGACGTTCACCGAGCGTTTCGCCGGGTTCCCCGTGAAGGTGCGGCCACTGTCGAGGTTCCAGACCGACAAGCACGCGCGCGACACGATCGCGGGCCTCCTCGACGGCACCGTCGACATGGTGATCGGCACCCACCGCATCCTCACCGAGAAGGTCGTCTTCAAGGACCTCGGCCTCATGATCATCGACGAGGAGCAGCGCTTCGGCGTCGAGCACAAGGACCAGCTCAAGAAGCTCAAGACCAACGTCGACATCCTCGCGATGAGCGCGACCCCGATCCCGCGCACACTCGAGATGGCGGTCACCGGCATCCGAGAGATGTCGACGCTGCAGACACCGCCGGAAGACCGGCATCCCATCCTCACCTACGTCGGCCCGCGCGGCGACAAGCAGGTCGCGGCCGCGATCCGGCGGGAGCTCCTGCGCGAGGGCCAGGTGTTCTACGTCCACAACCGCGTGCAGTCGATCCAGCGCGTCGCGGCTCAGCTCTCCGAGCTCGTCCCCGAAGCGCGCATCGCCGTCGCGCACGGTCAGATGGGGGAGCACGCCCTCGAAGAGGTCGTTGACGGCTTCTGGGAGCGACGGTTCGACGTGCTCGTCTCGACGACGATCATCGAGACCGGCCTCGACATCTCCAATGCGAACACGATCATCATCGATCGCGCCGACAAGTACGGCCTGAGCCAGCTGCACCAGCTGCGCGGCCGCGTCGGGCGTGGGCGCGAGCGCGCGTACGCCTACTTCCTGTACGACGAGATGAAGCCGTTGAGCGAGACCGCCGCCGACCGTCTGGAGACGATCGCGGTCAACAACGACCTCGGATCGGGCATGCAGGTCGCCCTCAAAGACCTCGAGCTCCGCGGCGCCGGGAACCTGCTCGGCGCGGAACAGGCCGGCCACATCGCCGGCGTCGGGTTCGACCTCTACCTCCGCATGATCGGCGAAGCCGTCGCGACCTTCCGTGGCGAGGAGACGGAGGGGCCCGCCGAACTGCGGCTCGAACTGCCCGTCGACGCGCGCATCCCCGAGACGTACATCGACAGTGAGCGGCTGCGGCTGGAGGCGTACCAGAAGCTGTCGGCCGCGGCATCCGTCACGGCGTCCAACGACGCCATCGACCTCGTCGCCGAGGAGCTCCACGACCGCTACGGCACGCCCCCGGCCGACGTCGAAGGGCTCTTCGCCGTTGCCAGGCTCCGCCGACGCGCCGCGCAGTCGGGCCTCACCGACGTCGTCGCCATGGGACCGAACCTGCGCGTCGCGCCCGCCCGACTCCCCGACTCGCTGCGGGTGCGACTGCAGCGGCTCCACCCGAAGTCGAAGGTTCTCTCCGGCGGCGAGGCGATGATCGTGCCGCTGCCCACGGCGGGTGGGGAGCCGGTCGCCGAAGCCGACCTCCTGGCGTGGACCCGTCAGCTGCTCGATCAGCTGTTCCCGCTCCCCGAGAAGGCCGCTCCGGTCGACGCCTGA
- a CDS encoding alcohol dehydrogenase catalytic domain-containing protein produces MTETAAGVRVALAPAAEAWAFVGADLPVQCIAVTEVTLREGELLVEVELTTVSDGDLRTAFGHRAQLPHVLGHEQVGRIVAQGPGAPGATYDGLPLTVGDRIVWGATVDCGECALCLEGLPQKCERPQRYGHERVRRGWELSGGLATHVHLLARTTIVRARDWIPAAVLAPASGATATAAAVIDAAEGIRPLAGETVLVSGCSVVGLTAIAMANERGARVVAVDPEPGRRDLARTFGATAAHPPGRAPGGFRVGLELSGETDAVGSVVASAGTGGVVIVTGGAADAPPVPVSADSLAERLVTIRGVDGYRPEHLVDAVRFLERADHDLLAGLVGATVAFADAPRALDAPAAGATRIAVRP; encoded by the coding sequence ATGACCGAGACCGCAGCGGGTGTCCGCGTGGCCCTGGCGCCGGCCGCCGAGGCGTGGGCGTTCGTCGGTGCCGACCTTCCCGTGCAGTGCATCGCGGTCACGGAGGTCACCCTCCGCGAAGGCGAGCTTCTCGTCGAAGTGGAGCTCACGACCGTGAGTGACGGCGACCTCCGCACGGCCTTCGGGCACCGGGCGCAGCTTCCCCACGTCCTCGGCCATGAACAGGTCGGACGCATCGTCGCGCAGGGCCCCGGCGCCCCCGGGGCGACCTACGACGGACTTCCTCTCACGGTGGGCGACCGCATCGTCTGGGGGGCCACGGTCGACTGCGGGGAGTGCGCGCTCTGCCTGGAAGGACTGCCGCAGAAGTGCGAGCGCCCCCAGCGGTACGGCCACGAACGCGTCCGGCGCGGGTGGGAACTCTCCGGCGGTCTCGCGACGCACGTCCACCTGCTCGCCCGCACGACGATCGTTCGCGCGCGCGACTGGATCCCGGCGGCGGTCCTCGCGCCCGCGTCTGGTGCGACGGCGACGGCAGCAGCGGTGATCGACGCCGCGGAAGGCATCCGTCCGCTCGCTGGCGAGACCGTCCTCGTGTCGGGGTGCAGCGTGGTCGGCCTCACCGCGATCGCGATGGCGAACGAACGCGGCGCGCGCGTCGTCGCCGTCGACCCCGAGCCGGGTCGCCGCGACCTCGCGCGCACCTTCGGCGCCACTGCCGCCCACCCGCCCGGGCGAGCACCCGGCGGGTTCCGGGTCGGGCTGGAACTGTCGGGGGAAACGGACGCGGTGGGCAGCGTCGTCGCCTCCGCCGGCACGGGCGGCGTCGTCATCGTCACGGGCGGCGCAGCCGATGCCCCGCCGGTGCCCGTCTCGGCCGATTCCCTCGCGGAACGCCTCGTGACGATCCGCGGTGTCGACGGCTATCGGCCCGAACACCTCGTGGATGCCGTGCGCTTCCTCGAACGCGCCGACCACGATCTGCTCGCGGGTCTCGTCGGCGCGACGGTGGCGTTCGCCGACGCGCCGCGCGCGCTCGACGCACCCGCAGCCGGGGCGACGCGCATCGCCGTCCGCCCCTGA
- the pth gene encoding aminoacyl-tRNA hydrolase: MAETWLVVGLGNPGPRYEATRHNVGQMVVAELAARRSETLRAHKANARVAEAWLRPGGPKLVLATPNSFMNVSGGPVSSLARFYDVPAERVVIVHDELDIPFDTVKLKTGGGHGGHNGVRDVAKALNTPEFPRVRVGIGRPPGRQDPADWVLDPFSAAERSALPSLIGDAADAVELLVGEGLLAAQQRWHAPRG; this comes from the coding sequence ATGGCAGAGACCTGGCTGGTGGTCGGCCTCGGCAACCCCGGGCCGCGGTACGAGGCGACGCGGCACAACGTCGGTCAGATGGTGGTCGCCGAGCTCGCCGCGCGGCGGTCGGAGACCCTGCGTGCGCACAAGGCGAACGCGCGCGTCGCGGAGGCCTGGCTGCGACCGGGCGGACCGAAACTCGTGCTGGCGACGCCGAACTCGTTCATGAACGTGTCGGGTGGTCCGGTGTCGTCCCTGGCGCGCTTCTATGACGTGCCGGCCGAGCGCGTCGTCATCGTGCACGACGAGCTCGACATCCCGTTCGACACCGTCAAGCTGAAGACCGGAGGCGGTCACGGCGGCCACAACGGCGTCCGCGACGTCGCGAAGGCGTTGAACACCCCCGAGTTCCCGCGCGTGCGCGTCGGCATCGGCCGTCCGCCGGGCCGTCAAGACCCGGCCGACTGGGTGCTCGACCCGTTCTCGGCCGCCGAGCGCTCCGCGCTGCCGAGCCTCATCGGAGACGCTGCGGATGCCGTCGAGCTGCTCGTCGGCGAAGGGCTGCTCGCGGCTCAGCAGCGCTGGCACGCACCGCGCGGCTAG
- a CDS encoding 50S ribosomal protein L25/general stress protein Ctc, translating into MSTEIDSKVIAEARENFGKGFARRLRAAGKIPAVLYGHGTTPVHVALPGHQVSLLVRRANALLELQIDGKEQLALVKDVQKDPVHQIIEHIDLLVVKKGEKIQVDVPVLVEGEPFPGTIVNLDSTTVSLEVEATHIPQHVVVDVEGLEEGTHITAADLTLPKGASLVTDGEVLIVAISVPAATMAEVDEIEAADEAVAEEQAEAAEESE; encoded by the coding sequence ATGTCGACCGAAATCGACTCCAAGGTCATCGCCGAGGCGCGCGAGAACTTCGGCAAGGGCTTCGCCCGCCGTCTGCGCGCTGCGGGCAAGATCCCCGCCGTGCTCTACGGTCACGGCACCACGCCCGTGCACGTCGCGCTCCCGGGCCACCAGGTCTCGCTGCTCGTCCGCCGCGCCAACGCGCTGCTCGAGCTGCAGATCGACGGCAAGGAGCAGCTCGCGCTGGTCAAGGACGTCCAGAAGGACCCGGTGCACCAGATCATCGAGCACATCGACCTCCTCGTCGTGAAGAAGGGCGAGAAGATCCAGGTCGACGTCCCCGTTCTCGTCGAGGGCGAGCCGTTCCCCGGCACGATCGTCAACCTCGACAGCACCACCGTGTCGCTCGAGGTCGAGGCCACCCACATCCCGCAGCACGTCGTCGTCGACGTCGAGGGTCTCGAGGAGGGCACGCACATCACGGCCGCCGACCTCACGCTCCCCAAGGGCGCGTCGCTGGTCACCGACGGCGAGGTGCTCATCGTCGCGATCTCCGTCCCGGCGGCGACCATGGCCGAGGTCGACGAGATCGAGGCCGCTGACGAGGCTGTCGCCGAGGAGCAGGCCGAGGCGGCCGAAGAGTCCGAGTAA
- a CDS encoding gluconokinase — protein MPPPAAQDGAVVSRIVVMGPSGSGKSLVGAALAARLRSHFIDGDDLHPRVNVAKMAAGTPLTDDDRAPWLDAVAHALVHQAPVVVACSALRRSYRDRIRASCADAWFVELVVPQTELRERMSRRDHFMPASLLDSQLATLEPLATDEAGIRVANDAHLESVVARIAGVRDAQSLR, from the coding sequence ATGCCGCCGCCGGCGGCGCAGGACGGAGCGGTCGTGAGCAGGATCGTGGTGATGGGCCCGAGCGGATCGGGAAAGTCGCTCGTGGGGGCGGCGCTGGCCGCCCGGTTGCGCTCGCACTTCATCGACGGCGACGACCTGCACCCGCGTGTGAACGTCGCGAAGATGGCTGCGGGCACGCCCCTGACCGACGACGACCGCGCTCCCTGGCTCGATGCCGTGGCCCACGCGCTCGTGCACCAGGCACCCGTCGTCGTGGCGTGCTCGGCGTTGCGTCGCTCCTATCGCGACCGTATCCGTGCATCCTGCGCCGATGCCTGGTTCGTCGAACTCGTCGTGCCGCAGACCGAACTGCGCGAGCGGATGTCGCGTCGCGACCACTTCATGCCCGCGTCGCTGCTCGACTCACAGCTCGCGACGCTCGAGCCGCTCGCGACCGACGAGGCCGGCATCCGCGTCGCCAACGACGCCCACCTGGAGTCCGTCGTCGCGCGGATCGCGGGAGTGCGGGACGCTCAGTCCTTGCGGTAG
- the gndA gene encoding NADP-dependent phosphogluconate dehydrogenase, which yields MGSNLARNLASREGNTVAVFNRSRSKTDELIAAHPEAEFVPAFSYEEFAASLQKPRTAIIMVKAGGPTDAVIDSLMSVFEPGDIIIDGGNSLFTDTIRREKAVGEAGFNFVGMGVSGGEEGALLGPSLMPGGPDAAWVTLGPILKSIAAVAEGEPCVTHVGHDGAGHFVKMVHNGIEYADMQLIAEAYDLIRRGTGKSPAEIADIFAEWNRGELESYLIEITAEVLRQTDAATGLPLVDVIVDEAGAKGTGAWTVQTALDLGVPVSGIAEATFARSLSSHREQRDVSGALPGPSSDDFTVADVDAFIEQVRLALYASKIVAYSQGFDEIRAGAAQYGWNIDLGAVSKIWRGGCIIRAQFLNRIADAYDAAPELPVLLTAPYFVEALGRAQDAWREIVQISAGAGIPAPAFSSSLAYYDGLRAARLPAALIQGQRDFFGAHTYRRTDKAGTFHTLWSGDRSEVEAEDTH from the coding sequence ATGGGGTCGAACCTCGCCCGCAACCTCGCCTCCCGCGAGGGCAACACCGTGGCGGTGTTCAACCGCAGCCGTTCCAAGACCGACGAGCTGATCGCCGCGCACCCCGAGGCGGAGTTCGTCCCGGCCTTCTCGTACGAGGAGTTCGCCGCGTCGCTGCAGAAGCCGCGCACCGCGATCATCATGGTGAAGGCCGGCGGCCCCACCGACGCGGTGATCGACTCGCTCATGTCGGTCTTCGAGCCGGGCGACATCATCATCGACGGCGGCAACTCGCTGTTCACCGACACCATCCGGCGCGAGAAGGCCGTCGGAGAGGCCGGTTTCAACTTCGTCGGCATGGGAGTGTCGGGCGGTGAGGAGGGCGCTCTCCTCGGCCCCTCGCTCATGCCCGGCGGACCCGACGCGGCCTGGGTCACCCTCGGCCCGATCCTGAAGTCGATCGCCGCCGTCGCCGAGGGTGAGCCGTGCGTCACGCACGTCGGTCACGACGGCGCGGGCCACTTCGTGAAGATGGTCCACAACGGCATCGAGTACGCCGACATGCAGCTGATCGCCGAGGCGTACGACCTCATCCGTCGCGGCACCGGCAAGTCGCCCGCCGAGATCGCCGACATATTCGCCGAATGGAACCGCGGCGAGCTGGAGTCGTACCTCATCGAGATCACCGCCGAGGTGCTCCGCCAGACGGATGCCGCGACCGGCCTCCCGCTCGTCGACGTCATCGTCGACGAGGCGGGCGCGAAGGGCACCGGCGCGTGGACCGTGCAGACCGCGCTCGACCTCGGCGTCCCGGTCTCGGGCATCGCGGAGGCGACCTTCGCCCGCTCGCTCTCGAGCCACCGCGAGCAGCGCGACGTGTCCGGCGCACTTCCCGGTCCGTCCTCCGACGACTTCACGGTCGCCGACGTGGATGCCTTCATCGAGCAGGTGCGCCTGGCGCTCTACGCCTCCAAGATCGTCGCCTACTCGCAGGGCTTCGACGAGATCCGTGCGGGCGCGGCCCAGTACGGCTGGAACATCGACCTCGGCGCCGTCTCGAAGATCTGGCGCGGCGGGTGCATCATCCGCGCGCAGTTCCTGAACCGCATCGCCGACGCCTACGACGCCGCGCCCGAGCTCCCCGTGCTCCTCACGGCGCCCTACTTCGTCGAGGCGCTCGGACGCGCCCAGGACGCGTGGCGCGAGATCGTCCAGATCTCCGCCGGCGCCGGCATCCCCGCCCCCGCTTTCTCGTCGTCGCTCGCCTACTACGACGGCCTGCGCGCGGCGCGCCTGCCCGCCGCCCTCATCCAGGGCCAGCGCGACTTCTTCGGCGCCCACACGTACCGTCGCACCGACAAGGCCGGCACGTTCCACACGCTGTGGTCGGGCGATCGCAGCGAGGTCGAGGCCGAGGACACGCACTGA